The DNA window CCGTCTCGTACTGGCCCTGGCGGGCCTCGAGCTGGATGGCGGTCGTCAGCGTCCGCGTCTTCGAGATCCCGTCCGCGCTGGTGATGTTGCCGCCGACGATGAGCACGGAGCCGACCTCGCTGATGGCGCGGCCGAACCCCGCCAGAACCGCCGTCGCGATCCCGTAGCGCGCCTCCTTGAGGACGACGAGCGCCGCGTCGAGGCGGGTCCCGCCGAGGACGCGCGCGGCGTCGCGGACGTCGTCGTCCACGCCGGTGATCGCCGCGAGGCTGATGGCGGTGATCGGCGGCGTCGCGAGCACGAACTGCGACATGATCATCGCCTCCTTCGTGAATATCAGCTCCAGCGACCCGAGCGGTCCCTGGTTGGAGACGGCGAACAACACGATCAGTCCGACGACCACGCTCGGAAACCCCATCCCCGTGTTGATCACCGACTTGACGAGCCCCTTTCCGGGGAAGTCGGTGAAGCCAAGGAAGATGGCCACCGGGACGCTGAACAGCGTGCTCAGGGTCACGGCGATGAGGCTCACGTACAGCGAGACGTAGACGATACTCGAGACGTACCCCTCCCTGAACGGGAGGTCGACGAGCGTCGGCACCAGCTGTGCGACCGGTTCGATCGGCACGCTTACGCGTCGGAGGAGTCGCTACTCCAGCCTTCCGGAACGTACTGCTGGAAGTCGGGGTCCTCCGAGACGGCCTCGGGGAAGAACAGCTGTTCCCCGTTCATCTGGTAGTTCGCGATCGCCTCCTGAGCGGCGGGGCTCGTGATCCAGCCGATGTACGCCATCGCGAGGTCGTAGTTGGCGTTCTCGTGGACGCCGGGGTTGACCGCCATGATCCCGTAGGGGTTCGAGAGGATCTCGGGACCGCCCTCGATCGGTCCCTGAACGAGGATGGTGAGATCGATCTCCGAGCGCTGGGAGATGAACGTCCCGCGGTCCGAGAGCGTGTACGCGCCCTGCTGGTTGGCGATGTTCAGCGCCTCGCCCATGCCGGTCCCGGTCTCCTGGTACCAGTCGCCGCCCGGCTCGGTGCCGGCGGCCTCCCAGAGGTTGAGCTCCTTCGTGTGGGTCCCGGAGTTGTCCCCCCGGGAGACGAACGGCGCGCCCGCGTCGGCGATGGCGGTCAGCGCCTCGGTCGCCGACCCCGTCCC is part of the Halorubrum aethiopicum genome and encodes:
- a CDS encoding substrate-binding domain-containing protein, with amino-acid sequence MPIQRREVLTALGTGTLAGLAGCSGMGGGGEEEASAGVTGETLTLTTTTSTYDTGLLDEIHGSFEEMYGVSVDAVAQGTGAALESARNGDSDVVMVHARGLEDEFMRNGYGVNRRDLMFNDFVIVGPEDDPAGISGTGSATEALTAIADAGAPFVSRGDNSGTHTKELNLWEAAGTEPGGDWYQETGTGMGEALNIANQQGAYTLSDRGTFISQRSEIDLTILVQGPIEGGPEILSNPYGIMAVNPGVHENANYDLAMAYIGWITSPAAQEAIANYQMNGEQLFFPEAVSEDPDFQQYVPEGWSSDSSDA
- a CDS encoding ABC transporter permease, yielding MPIEPVAQLVPTLVDLPFREGYVSSIVYVSLYVSLIAVTLSTLFSVPVAIFLGFTDFPGKGLVKSVINTGMGFPSVVVGLIVLFAVSNQGPLGSLELIFTKEAMIMSQFVLATPPITAISLAAITGVDDDVRDAARVLGGTRLDAALVVLKEARYGIATAVLAGFGRAISEVGSVLIVGGNITSADGISKTRTLTTAIQLEARQGQYETAMVLGAVLVALVLAVNAVVVRFGDQGVNR